Within the Onychostoma macrolepis isolate SWU-2019 chromosome 14, ASM1243209v1, whole genome shotgun sequence genome, the region ACCCTAAATAAGAAATATTCACCAAATTTCAAAACGAAGTAAATAGTTAATCAGTATTTCAAGCTGTTTTAATATCGAGTATGGGTCAAACTGACCCCATTACAAAAGTCCTGACAAAATTTGTATAGCCTTTCCAAAACACttgaaactttgcatgcacACTCaacacccaaaatgaaaaatattcacCAAATTTCAAGAAGAAACAAATAGTTTAACCAGTATTTCAAACTGTTTGAAAATCGAGTGTGGGTCAGATTGACCCCAACACAATGGGAGAAAGCATGACGTTATTGGCTTTGCAACATGCACTTCTGAGATGAGTCTTGTGCACATCATGTATGATGTCTGCATTGAGTATATCCAAATCAGtcaagttacatttatttagctttttgaAACAAAACCTGACAGTCAGACTGATCACTAGGTTTTGGAGACAAACTCATTTCTACACCACTGGTTATTATAAACTTCATCCTGTGTAACTGTAAGGAACTATAATGCTCTTCTCAAACGGTGTTTCAGGAATGGACATGATAAATGGAGCGATAGACAGTCTGGTGTCCTCCGCAGGGAAAGAGGACTGGACCCCCGTCCTGCTCAACGTCGCTGACGCCACAATTACTGTCATCAAAGAAAAGGTGACACTTActttacatttttgtgacaatttctacattttcttcattatttttctgcCTTGAAACAGTTTGTGCATCAGACCACACAGATCTAGAATCTAATCCTTGGTTTTTGTCTGACTGTCATGAAATGTCATCTAgagacaaaattaaaaaaaattaaaattttgattgGATACTAATTTAGACACTtcttacatttacataattaaacacatttatcaaataattcATGCAAGTTACAAAACGTTTTGCATTCATTCCCTTTAGCGGCTCCGCAAAATACAGACATgtacaaaagcaaacatttagtGAGCTAACAGAATTTTTCTCAAAAGTAATGCacaattttaatgaatgaatgaaaacattttaaatactttacatttatgtttttaaataatatcagATTTACCATATTCACgtaagtgcattaaaaaaaacatgagatgggagtgaaaaaaagttttttgtgaACAAACGCAAGGTTTCTTAAGCGTACGCAGTTTTGAACATGAATGCAAAGTTACTCAGAAACATTTTGTGAGCTAACACAAAGTTTTTGGATTGAGCATGTTGTGAGCTAATAAGCTGAAGACAAATGCAAACTTTAAAGAGAAAATGCAACAATTTACTGAGTAATTACAGaaagtgcttttaaaaaaaaagaaacataagcttcagatttctatattttatggAGCCCATAAAGGgaaatacaatgcaattttgGGGTGTGACTCATTAAGACTGATATCGAATAATTTAGGTTCATTCACTTCTTTGGCAAACGTAAATGCCAAATCTGGCCCTTAATGACTAATTCACCTGTATAATTTGAGTTTAAAATATCACAATGACACCAAACCTTGTCCACACGGACACCAGGACAATCCGAGGACAAACTCACTGCACAGGAATCAAAACTGCGACTCCTGCTCTTCTCTTTCTGCTTGGACCCTGATAAAACATTCATAGGCCTGTGAAAGTAGTTCAGCGCTGGTGACATGAGACAGACAGGTTTATTACTGTCATTTCTCTTCTGTTCGGacaggaagaagaggaggaagtCATAGTGGAGTGCCGCGTGCGCTTCCTGTCTTTCATGGGCGTGGGGCGTGACGTCCATACGTTTGCGTTCATCATGGACACGGGAAACCAGCACTTCCAGTGTCACGTGTTCTGGTGCGAACCCAACGCCGGAAGCGTGTCGGAGGCTGTGCAGTCGGCCTGTGTGGTGAGTGACACGGAAATCACATGCTTCTCATTTAAGGAATATTAcaggttaaatacaaatttaaacgAGGTAAGGTGAAACGTTTCGAGAAGGAACActtgtaaaaatgaaaaatcgtGACCTAACACATTTTTACGAGCAAGTGCGACGTTTCTTGAGTAAATGCAAAACTGATCTAGATTCTAAAAACCACAAAAcaagtcataagggtcaattttttgaaattgagatttatagctgaataaataagctttccattgatatatggtttgttaAGATAGGGCAATATTTAACTGAGATgggactatttaaaaaaaactcaaatctgaggatgcaattaaatcaaaatactgagaaaatcacctttaaagttgtccaaatgaagtttttagcaatgcatattactaatcaaaaattaagttttgatatatttaagataggaaatttacaaaatatcttcatggaacatgatctttacttaatatcctaatgatttttggcataaaagaaaaatttataattttgacccatacaatgtattgttgtctattgctgcaaatatacctgtgctgcttatgactgcttttgtgctgcaggggcacatatttgcatttttaacttaaatataATTTGGCACATATTCCAAATCATTCATGCAAgtgttttgaaaacaaaaagctttatgcaaacaaaaaaatatgagcTTCAGTTCCTCGAGGGACTGCAAACGTTGAGCACAAACATTTCTCAAGTGAatgaatgcaaagtttcttgAGCTAATGCAAACATTTGTTTGCAACCAATTCCAATTATCTTGTGCGATCAATTATTTTGTGAGTAAAAAGTTTCTTGAGAGAATGCATGTTGTGACCTGACAGAAGTTTTGATTGCAAACACACAGTGCAAAAGTTTGAGGCAGTGCACTTGTATTGAGAGCAAATGCATAGGTTTGTAGAGCAAACACAATTGGTTTACAAACGTTTTGTGTGCAAACAAGGTTTCTTGAGTAAATGCAAACATTGTGTGAGCTAAAAGTTTTTGGGAAAGCAAACATTTTGAATGAACAAAGGTTTTGTGAGGAATGCAAACTTTCATAAGCATACATAATTTCAAGTTTCTCAAAGGGAACATTTTGAGAGTTGACAAATTTTGTGATGCACACAAATACTCTTGAGGAAATAAGTTTGAGAGCAAAAATTCTGTCAAGTGAACGCAAATGTTTTAACAGTTTGaactaaatgtttcttgagggAACAAAATGTTTGCTAGCAAATGCAAAGTTTGAGTAAATGCAAACATTGTGTGAGCTAACAGTTTTCGGCTAatgcaaaattgaaatgaacAAACATTTTAAGAGTTAGCAAAAAGTTTTGTTAGTGAGTGGAAGAATTTCTTAAGGGATGCAaacattgagacattttgtaaaaaaaaaacgccaAAGTTTAAGATCAAACGCAGTTTTACAAACTAGCAGTTTCTTGAGGGAACACAATTTTTTGCAATTGAATGCAAAAGCATTGAAAGAATTTCTTAACTCTCACAAATGTTTGCCTTCGCTTAAGAAATTTTGCGCGAGCCAAAAACTGTTAGCCTAAAGCTTTGCGTTTGCTcgcaaatgttttgcattccATCAAGCTCGCAAAACTATTGTGTTTACGCACAAACTTTTTAACTCAAAATATCTCCTTAAACTTTGCATTGTCAGaaaccttttgtgttccatcAAGAAATTATAAGCATTTTGCATCCTCTAAGAAACTTGCTCGTAAactgttgcatttttattagttcTTACAAGCTGAAAGACAAGTTCATTTCTGTTTGGAGTGAAAGCTTGCCACAGATTCTGAACATAGTGTTAAATTGCACTAAAGTGCATCATACATCATTCTTTAGTCGTTTAAGGGTtaaatctgtgtttttctctAGTTGCGGTATCAGAAGTGTCTGGGGAAGTCTGGCTCCTTGACTCCGCCCCCTACCGACTCCGTCACCCGCCGCGTAACGTCCAGCGTCAAGCGCGGCGTCCAATCAATTATAGACACTCTGAAAAAGAAGCCCGCCCCCGAGGTTCCCCACCAATGACGGAGCAGAACGGCTGTGACGGacagcaggtgtgtgtgtgtatttactgATGCAAACGAGAAGAGAAACACAGGCCAACATAACAAAAAAAGAGGAGCGAGATGAATGAGATGTCGTCGGCGCGTAACTGCGCTGAATGAAGCATGCGTCTGCCTTACACTAACACACTCTCACTGAAGTATTTCGAGGGCGTCAGTGTTCATGTGGCACTGATCCAGTCACGTTCAGATCAATGTAAGTCTTCACACGCGTGACCTGGATTCAGTGCGTCTCATTTCAAACCACCCACACACTCGGGAAATTGGATCCTTTGAAAATTTTTCTCTTTCCCCAAGAAATTTAGAGTGAATTTTCTGCTTTTGGAGAGTGTGTAAAATGTCAGACTCACGGCCTGGCTGATCTATCATCTTTCATCATGATGTTCAGTGGGAATATTGTAATACATCAGAGTCTGTAACATCTGCTCAGTCTAATACTGTAATGAAGAGCGGAACGGGGATCTTCTGATCACACAAGCACACTCCTTTAGTTAAACATTACGGCCTGAAAGAGCCCTGCGCAAGTACGCAAACACAGACGCGAACGCTTGGCAAACGTGTGCTGCTTCTGTACAAACTCAACATGATCCTGTGgtgatgaaagaaaaaaaaactcattcaaaTGTATAAATGACATTAAACCAGTGTTTTTG harbors:
- the LOC131553714 gene encoding amyloid beta precursor protein binding family B member 2 isoform X4 encodes the protein MWDFAYVARDKNTRVLKCHVFQCDSPAESVASSLKQICSKIMADRRSIGPVAGSSSQISSDVPLRVEFPTPKTDLQHSFHVLYLGMTTVLRPIGMDMINGAIDSLVSSAGKEDWTPVLLNVADATITVIKEKEEEEEVIVECRVRFLSFMGVGRDVHTFAFIMDTGNQHFQCHVFWCEPNAGSVSEAVQSACVLRYQKCLGKSGSLTPPPTDSVTRRVTSSVKRGVQSIIDTLKKKPAPEVPHQ
- the LOC131553714 gene encoding amyloid beta precursor protein binding family B member 2 isoform X5 yields the protein MADRRSIGPVAGSSSQISSDVPLRVEFPTPKTDLQHSFHVLYLGMTTVLRPIGMDMINGAIDSLVSSAGKEDWTPVLLNVADATITVIKEKEEEEEVIVECRVRFLSFMGVGRDVHTFAFIMDTGNQHFQCHVFWCEPNAGSVSEAVQSACVLRYQKCLGKSGSLTPPPTDSVTRRVTSSVKRGVQSIIDTLKKKPAPEVPHQ